AGAAACGACATGCACAGAGGTTCGATGGTTAGGAGTAGCAGATTTCTGCGAGTGATCCATCTGGTTCGCCCTGTGTACTGGAGGGCAAAGAGCAACCAAGCCGCTGGAACAACTACAATGCCTAAGTACTGAGCTTTTCCCGCTAAAATTTTGCTGGGCAAGTCAATGCTACTGACTTCCCAGATATATCCGAGCAACCACTCTGAGACGCCCAGCATGAATAGCCCAAATGTAGCCGCAATCCTAGCAGAACGACGTCGCCACGCTAGACACACGAGGGTAATGGAGGCCCCAGCGGCAATGGCCAGCGGAAAAGCATAAGGAGTAGACTGCCAATGCAGCATACTGGGGATTCCCATGTTGTAAGGGATAGCTTAAATGGGTTTGCTTAAAAAGAACTGCATTTTTTCTACTAATTGATTGAAGTTTACTGGCTTAGCCTCATATTCATCACACCCTGCGGCCAAACATTTTTCACGATCGCCCGCAAGAGCATGAGCGGTCAGCGCAATGATGGGAATGGTGTGGGTGGTAGGAATAGCCTTGATCTGCTGCGTTGCCTGCCAACCATCTAGAACGGGTAGGCTCATGTCCATCAGAATCAAGTCTGGGGCTTCTGACTGTGCGATCGCCACAGCTTGAGCCCCATCCACCGCATGGATGACTTGATAACCCCGCATTCGTAGCCGTCGCAACATCATAAAAGAGTTCACCTCGTTGTCTTCAACGAGTAAAATTTTAGTCATATATTTTCTTGGCAGCCTGCTGGCGCAATCACGGCTAATCTTGCTGCTGTATAAGTAGTTGCTGTATAACTAAGCGTCCCCATATCTAGTTGTATAGCAAGATACTAAAATGACCACCGAGTTCCTACAGGGATTCACTGTATCCTAGGGAAAGCTTATTCAGTGTCTGTCACTAGTGTGTATTTAGTAACTTCAATGCCAATCCCTGCTACCTGGATGATTAGAAATATTCGCTTCGATTGGGGGCGGCGTACCTACCTAATGGGAGTCCTGAATGTAACGCCAGATAGCTTCAGTGATGGGGGCCAATTTGACTCTTTAGCAGCAGCCTTAGAGCAAGCGAAGCGTTTAGTAGCAGCAGGGGCAGACATTGTCGATGTGGGTGGTCAGTCTACCCGCCCCCAAGCCGCTGAGGTTGATGTAGAAACAGAACTGGATCGGGTCATTCCAGTCATAGAGGTGGTACGATCGCAGCTAGATGTGCCAATTTCGGTCGATACAACCAGAGCGGCTGTGGCTAAAGCAGCTGTAGAGGCTGGAGCTGACATCGTCAACGATATTTCGGGCGCAACCTTTGATCCAGACATGCTACCGACTGTCGCAGCTCTGCAAGTGCCTCTGATCTTGATGCACATCCGAGGTACACCCCAGACGATGCAGCAATTGACCGATTACGAAGACTTGGTTGGAGAGATTCAAGCATTTCTGCAAGGTCGCATAGAGGCAGCGATCGCGGTGGGGATTGACCCTGCTCACCTCATGATCGACCCAGGACTTGGCTTTGCCAAAACTTACTCGCAAAACTTAGAGCTGTTGCGCCGAGTCTCAGAATTTCGAGCCTTAGGGTGCCCTATTTTAGTTGGGCCTTCCCGCAAAAGTTTTATTGGGCATATCCTCAACCAACCCGATCCACAACAACGAGTTTGGGGCACAGCGGCTGCGTGTGGTGCGGCGATCGCGGGTGGCACTGACCTACTGCGAGTGCATGACGTGCAGGAAATGCGCGATGTTTGCCGAGTGGCCGATGCAATTTGGCGGCAGTCTTAGCTAAAGGTAAAAATGCAGGTAGCCAGAATCAGCTCCCCTACGAAGAACCGTTTCCTGCTCCCAGATCGATGCCGTCCGGTACAGTGGGTGTTTCCATCAAATTCTCCAAAGCCTCACTCAGGGCTTTCGGGTCCATAAAAATGACTTTGGAGTTAGGGCTTTCACTCAGCTTTTCATTCGCTTCTACATATCGCTGAGCAATCAGATACTTCAGCACTTCACTGGTATTGGGCTGAGCTTGCAACGCCTTGGCAATCAAGCGCATAGATTCCACCGTACCTTCGGCCTCAGAGATGGAGGCGCGTTTGCGAATTTCAGCGGCTCGTTGCTGGGCCATCGACTCTAAGAGGGAGGCAGGTGGAGAAATGTTCTGTACCTCAACCCGCGTCACCTTCACGCCCCAAGCTGCGGTTGCTTCATCTAGTTGACGCAAGAGGGTTTGGTTAATCTCAGAGCGAGATGAATAGGTTTCTTCCACCTTCATTTGGCCCAAAGTCGATCGCAGCGTCGTGAGCACCAGGTTTTTGATGCCCAACTCCACATCTTCCACCGAGTAAAAAGCTCGCTCTAGCTCCAAAATTCGCCAGTAAACAACTGCATCTGCTTTCAGACACACGTTGTCTTTCGTAATCGCTTCTTGCGGTTCCACGTCCAACACTTGCTCCCGCACCGTGTCTTCCAGAACGATCGAGTCCACAAAAGGCACAATAAAGTTCAATCCGGGAACGAGCTTGCGGTGGTAGCGGCCCAACCGTTCTACAAGCGCTTCATTGCCTTGGTTGATGATTTTTACAGAGCCAACGGTATAACCGACAATGACTAAAGCTAAGGCGGCAAGAATAGACTCCATAAATTCATCAACTCCCGATGAGTGGGTTAGGCAGAAACGCAGAGCCAAGATTACTCAGGCTACGATCTTTCCAGTTTAGTGGTTAGTTTAGTGATGCGATCGCGTCTCTCTGAACTATCCGCTAGCCCCTAGGTGCTTTGCGCCGAGAGCCGAGTTGCCACGCAGAACTACCAGAGGCGCTGACGGTATAGAGCACTGAATTACAGGCGACAAAATAGTAAGCCAAGGTAGAAACTCGCTGACCGACTTCTGTATTTAACTGCTGGGGCGGAAGAGATGCGACTTTCATCCAGGGCGCTAGACTGGCGGGCAATTGAGTGTTCAAGCGCAGAGGAATTTGAGCCGTGGAGAGCGATTGAGCATAGCCAGAAGTCAAAAACGGCTGATACAACTTAGCTTCTGGGGTGAGCTGTTTGATGAAAGCTAGACTCACGCCTTGCAGAAGTTGCCGAAGATGCTCTGTCTCTGGGCCTTGTCGCTCTCGAACTAACGTGCTTTGGGTAATCAGGTCACTAAAATTCGCTGGATCACCGACGCTTAAATGCGTACCGCCGATCGCCGTTACCAAATATTTAGGCTGAGGTAGCTGGGCAAACGGTTGTAATTGGTGAGTTAAGGTAGGAGTCAGATTGTCTTCTGTCCCCGTCAGGATCAAGGTTGGGGTCGCTACTCGCTTCAGCCCATCGGGACCAAACAGACGACCCACGACTGGATTGAGGGCGATCGCTTGAGCCACTCTAGGGTCACGCAGTTGCACACGACGTTCTGGTAAATCAATCGCGGTACATTGCAACCAATCAGCCGGAGATAAGCCCAAGGGAATGCGCTCTTGGCAAAACTGACGCAACCCTTCCACGTTCAGTTCGGCACCCGCTAAGGCTAGGGCTGTATAGCCGCCCAAAGAATGCCCCATGACACTGACTTGATTGGTATTGAGTTTCCCTTGTAAAGCTCCAGGTTTTTGATTGCGCTGAGCGAGTTGATCGAGCAAAAAGCTGACATCCCGTGGCCGTTCCACAAACTCTGCCGCTGAAAGCAAGGTATCGCGGGCTAGACCTGGGGAAGGACTGGCGAGCCAAGCCAGATTGCTCCCTGGATGCTCAATGGCGGCTACCGTCAAACCATAGGAAGCGAGATGACGAGCTAAATAAGCGAGAAAAGTCCGATTCGCTCCAAAACCGTGAGAAAGCACGACTAAAGGCCCCGTGGGGCGATCGCTCCAGTAGAGATCAACAGGCAGGGTGCGCTGGCGTTGGCGATCGCGCAGCACCAAAGTTTTTTGCTGGACTTCCTGAGCACCAGAAACCGTGGGGTCAAAAGTAGCTGCAAACGCTGGGCTCTCTACCTTCAACTCCCGCTCTAGGATGGGGCTGAGCGCTTGGCTTTCCCAATAGGAAAAGTTGAGTTGTGAGGCGATCGCCGCAATCGAGCTGACATCGATCGTGACAGTCTCTTGGGGAAATGCTCTCAAGATCGCCAATACACTTAAACCGTTGGCCTGACGAGCGGCCAGCGTCACGGCGGCTTGCAGTTGTTCTACTGTACTGCCGGGAATTGCCACCCCTAAGGCCGCTAGCATTCTTTGCCCGGCGGGAGAGCGCAACAGCTCATTCACCACCTGATCGCCAATGTTGGGGTCGAGTTCTAGGCGATCGGCGAGGGCTTTGCGAACATCGGGGGTGAGAACTAGCGCATAAGGTTTGAGCGCGGGAGTCAATTCTCCAGTTTTGGCAAAGGTTTCTAAATCCGCGATCGCGATCGTCTGCTGAAATGGCCCCAAGCGAAACGTCACACGCTCTGCCGCTTGACCAGGCGTGGCAAGACTACAACTAAGTGCGACTACAGCGCCACACAAAAGCCCCTGCATCCATTTTCTAGAACGTTGCACCAAGACTGTTTGGATGGTTGGGGCTGAGGAGTTAGTAATCCCCTGTTGAAGCCAGAAAAACTGTGGCATGTTCTCAGAGTACGACCAGTATCAACGTCAACAAAATGCTGGCGAGCATTCAGCAACTGGCTCTGCGCCATGCAGGAGTCCGATACTAAAGCTGCCAACCAGACAAATTGGTAGAAGGGATCTGTCGCAGGTTGTTCCCACCTACTTTAAAAGGTAGTCGAAAGTTGAGAAGTTTGATGTGTCCTTAATGCCGAGTTCACCAAAAGATCGGTTAGGGAGTTCTAGCAGGCACCGCAAATTCTTGAGCCGCAAATTTACGTCCAGACGCCGGATCAATGACAACCCCATAACCAAATTTGACGTACTCTGGCTTCAGAATGTTCTGACGATGTCCGTTGCTGTACATCCAGCCTTTCTGAAACATCTCAATATCGCGATAAGTCAGCCCCAGGCTGGATTCTTGGACGTAGATGATATTTTCTCCGACACCCACCTTAGGATTACCCCCGATCGCATGAAAGCGATGGGTTGGCGTGTGGCCCTCTAAAGATTGGTGCGCAAAATAGCGACGGTTCATCATGTCTTGAGCATGAAGCTGAGCCGCTTGGGAGAGCAAGGGATCTTCTACCAAAGCAGGTAGGCCATTGAGTTGGCGATCGCGATTCATCACCTCTAGAGCAAATGTCCGTAGCTCTGGCAAGGATCGAGGAGTTGCCGCAGTCCAAAGCGTAGCAATCGGTAGACCAATCTTCCAATCGCGACCGCCAGGGCCGTTGTAAAGACCGAGGTGAAAAACTTTTTGAGGAGATAACTCAGCCCAAAAGTAATGAGCATCCAGGGGATGACCGCGCTGAGCTTGTTTAACGAAATGGAAAACAGGAGGCACCGTCCATAAAACCGCAAATAAAGCGGCATAGCTGAGCCAAATACTTTTAGGGCAAACTCGCTTAGTCCCTGTTTTGTACCAAAATAATCGCGGCTTAGGGGACAAACTTGACATATTGCGATCGCCCCACAGGACGCAGCATTTTCCGGGTTCATCCTATAAACAAGGCAGCGGCTAGAGATACCGTAAAAGCACCCTTGCGATCGCTTTTTAGAAATTTATTGCCCGTAAAAGTGCGCCATTAACGCCATTAAGTTAAACGTTACTCTCCAGTGATATGCACCACCAACTCACGGGTATGGCTGCGTTGGCGGTGTTCCCATACATAAATTCCTTGCCAGGTGCCTAGAACTAATTGCCCTTGAGCGATCGGAATTTGCTCGGAGCTGTGGGTAAGGGCGGTACGAATGTGAGCGGGCATATCATCCGGGCCTTCAGCACTGTGAATATAGCGTTGGCTATCTTCGGGCACCAGCTTAGCGAAGAAGTTTTCTAAATCGCGGAGCACGTCCGGGTCAGCATTTTCTTGAATTAGCAAACTGGCTGAGGTATGCCGTAGAAACAAGGTACAAAGCCCAGTTTCAATTCCTGACTCTGCCACGATCGCCTGAATTTTTGAGGTGATTTTAGCCAGTGACTTACCCGCAGTTGAGATGCTCAGGAAACGTTGGTAATGGCGCATGAATTTTGAGTGATTTTTGAGTGATTGAAGCGAACTAAATTAACCGAATTAACTCAATTAGCTAGATTAATTTACTGGCCAAAGTATTGAATCACTGCCTCAGCGATCGCCTGATTGCCATCGGTTTTTACAGGTTCAGACTGACGCGGAGGTTGGGGGGATTGGTGCAAAAATTCCCAGTCACTGTGAAAGAATTCCTCTGGTTGCAAGATTTGATGATGGGCATAATTCTGGATGCCTTCTAGCAAAACTGGTGATTCAGCAAAGTCATCGCGAGTGATGGTAATAATCGGCAAGCTCTGACGACAAGCTTCGGCAAACGTGCTGTAGCCCGGTTTTGACACCAATCGGCCACACAAAGGCATAAAATCCACGGGACGATATTGATGATCTGTCACCTTGCGTAAATTTGCCAAATCTGGCGCTTGGCGATCGAAGGTGATGAATTGCCAATCGGGAAAGTGCTGCAAGTTTTGATAAGGAATTTGATCCAGACCCAGACCGCCAAAGGTCAACAAAACCGTCCGTTCTGGCGATGTATCGAGATTAAACGTGGCGCGGAGCTGATCCAAATCAAAGCGAGGAGAGCCACCCGTTAAACCCACATCTGTAATTTTGGGAAAAGCACTCATCGGTTCGTGAAAGGGCAAGCGAAACAGGCGATCGCACTGTTGAAAACAACCCCGAATCCAATCGGCAATTTCTACAAACTCACCGCCCCAAGCTTGATAAATAAAGTCCCAGCCGAAGTTGCTCATCATCCAGCAAGGCACCCCGGCAGCTTGAGCAATCTTGGTAGCCAAGGGTGGAATATCAGCGAGAACTAGACCGATCCGATTTTGCTGAATAAAGTTCACTTCTGAAGCAATCAGCGATCGCTCTTGTGCTCGGATATGCCGCAGTTTTTCCAAGGTGGCGGCTTTATCCATCGTGATGCTGTCGCTTTGAATAATCCCCACATCTAAACCACGAGGACGGTGAATGAAATCGCCACTCACATAAGACTCCAACAACCAACGCGGTGCCGTCGTCACCATTGCCACTAGAATCTCTGGGCAAAGGTGTTGAATTTCTGCCACCACCGAGGCCGCGCGGGTCGCATGGCCAAAACCGTGATTGGTGATCGCCACATATAAAACGGGTCGAGACATGCGCCAGCTCCTTCTACTACCCCACCATTACTACCCAACCGTTTGACAGAACTGCTGCACGCCTGCCACCAAGCGATCGATCTCCGATTCTAGGGTTAGGTAATGCACACAAGCCCGAACACAATCAGGATTTAAGATCGTACGAATCATCACCTCTTGGCTCTCTAAAAACTGGGCTAGTTGGCGGTGCGATCGCCCAGAAACTTGATCTACCAACTGAAACGAAACCAACCCTGCTTCTGGCGCAGTCGTCCGCAAGCAATGCACTGAGCGTAACTCGCGGAGTTGTTGCCAGAGATAGGCACTCAGGGATTGAATGCGCTGATAGCGAGCTTCAATTGAACCCCATTCCGATTGAGTCGCGATCGCCACTCTCAACGCCGGATACAAGGCATAGTCAGAAGTAGCCACTTCAAACCGTTTACCGCCTCGTTCCCATCCGCTGGGTTGACCGTTCGCATCCGTGGTGATGCCTCGCCAGCCGATAAAAGTCGGTTGCAAGGTTTCTAGCGCTTCTGGGCGAATGTATAGCCCACCCACTCCCGCAGGGCCACACCACCACTTATGCCCTGTAAACGCATAAAAATCCACCTCTAGTGCGGCCAGATCGAGCGGCAACACCCCGACCGATTGCGCTGCATCAACCAAGACTTGGATGGGATGTTGTTGAGTGGGGTAGGCATGGCAAGCCTGAACCATTTCTCCTAACGGCAGCACTTGGCCCGTGTTCCAGAGAATATGGCTGAGAACGACTAGGCGAGTATTAGCGCTTAAGTGCTCCGCGATCGCCGCCACTGGATCACCTTGATTCAAAGTCGCCAGCAGCGGGCAAACATCCACTACCACCCCAAACCGACGTTGAATTTCTTGCACCGTAGCGATGATGCTTTGATGCTCACAATCGGTGATTAAAATGCGATCGCTAGGCTGCCACTCGATCCCCCAAAGCGCAATATTGCAGCCTGTCGAGACACTGTCGGTCAAAGTGATGGTTTCAGCAGTCGTACCCAATTCTGTAGCGATCGTTTGGCGAGTTTGCTGAGTCTCCTGATGAATCCAAGTATTGCTGTTATTAGAGAATGGGCCAACTTGTTGAATATGTAGGTGAGCCTGTTGCAAAGCGGCTAGGGCTGCTTGAGGCATAGGGCCTTGGCCACCATAGTTGAAATAGGCTTTGTTGGCTAAGGCGGGAAACTGCTGGCGATGGCGTTCTAAAAGGTGCTGAACCGGAAGCGTACTCTTCATAGCGGCTCAAGTCATGGGGAAGCCCTAGCATTTTAGCAACTTCGGTCATGGCGAAATGGCTAGAACCTCAGAATCTTCGACAATTGAGCGAATTGATTACAAAAATCAACCCTGAGATACATCCCCAATTAGATAGATTCTTATAAATTATTAAAAGAAAAATCTTTCTGTTGTGTGAGGATCTAGAGCCGTTATGACAAACTGGCAACTGCGCAGCTCGCTGCTGAAATCTGGTCTAATTATCGGACTGGCAACTGTCATTGGCCTTGGTGGCAATATGGGTGTGGCTCTGGTAAATAGCCAAAGCGCGATCGCCCAAGAACAAGCTCCTGCCGAAGAAATGCCCACGGAGGAAATGCCTGCCGAGGAAATGCCTACGGAAGAAATGCCTACGGAAGAAACTCCGGCTGAGGAGATGCCCGCTGAAGAAGCTCCCACTGAACAATCTTCTGAACAGCGATCGCTGCCGATTGTGCTTATATCTACTGCTGGAGAAACTGCTAGCACCAGAGCCATTCCTGGCTACCAGAGCCGCTTTAGCCAAATTTTGGGTAGTGGTGCCTTACTGCTAAATAACGAAGATCAAGTCACAGGATATTACTTCACCACTACAGGTCTAGAACCTAGCCAAACCCTGCCCTATCACTTCCATGCAGCCATGACTGGTGCGAACCCCACTAGCTGCGAAGGAGATAAAGCCCTCATAGACTCCGAAGTAGGTGGCGGTGTAATTACAGATTTAGCTGCGATCGCGCCTTTGCAATCCAGTGCAGGTGGTGTAGGTCGGGTAGGTTCACCATTTAGCCCAGTGCAACTACCCAGCCCTGTAGCCCTACAGGACGTTGGTTACTTGAACATTCACTCCACCCAAGGAACTCCAGTGGGGCCTGGGATTGTCTGTGCCAACGTGCGTCTAGATCCTGCTGGCTTCATGCGCAAATAATTGTCCGATAGCTACTGCTGATGCGTTGATGCCTATAGGTTTTTCGACAACGTAGGCTGATTTAGTAGTTTCTGAGTACCACAACTAAGCAAATTTCCTGCTAGCGTTGAAGGCATGTTCCTGACTACTGAACTCCTACTACAGTATCAACGCTGTAGTCGAAGAGCCTTCTTGGATATTTATGGGGATCTCACTCAACGAGATCCTCCGAGTGATTACTTGCTCAAGTTAATCCAAGACAGCACAGCTCATCGACGAACGGTGTTAACAGACTATGCTTGGCAGCAACCTGTTTGGCCGCCAAGAGATTGGGTTGCCGGAGGACAGGCCACTCTAGACCTGATGCGGCAAGGGGTAGAGTGCATTTACCAAGGCATTCTGGTCACCGAGACACCGGAAGGAGTCACCCTGGTCAGCCAGCCGGATCTCCTGATCAAGCAGCCTGGTCAGTCTTATTTTGGTGATTGGATTTATGTCGCAACTGAAATCAAGTTGGGCAAGCGGCCCAAGCTGGAATATCAGATCATCGCTACATTTCACACCTATGTCTTGGCTGCGGTTCAAGGCGCTTGGCCTGAGACAAGTTGGCTGATCTTGCGAGAAAAGGGAAGCTATGAGGTTGATTTGTGGACGCTGTTGCCACAGATGCAGACGATCTTGCAGGATTGTATGCAAACCCTTTTAGCCCCAGAAGCACCAGAAGTTTTCATTGCTCGCAACCGCTGTAACCTTTGTGGTTGGCTGAGTTACTGTTCGGGGGTCGCGCAAGCGCAGCAGCATCTTTCACTCCTGCCTGGAGTTACTGCCAGCCGCTACGCTCAGTTGCAAGCTCTCAATCTAGTCACAGTTGAGTCGTTAGCCAGCTCTACACCCACCAAACTAGAGACTTTACCTGGCTTTGGCCCAGATGTAGCTCACAGGCTGGTTTGGCAAGCACAATCTGTCTTAGAGAACCGGGCGATCGCCTACCCAGATAAGTCATCTTCCCGCCAGCCTTTGAACTTGGCTCAAGAACTGCCCACAGCTCCGGTAGAACTTTATTTTGATATTGAAGCCGAACCGGATGTTAATGTGGCTTTTCTACATGGTGTACTAGTAGTCGATCGCCGGATTCAGCAAGAAACGTTCTACCCCTTACTAGCAGAGCGACCAGAAGATGAAGTGCTGGTTTGGCAACAGTTCATAGAATTAGTCAACGACTACCCAGATGCCCCCATTTTCCACTTCTGCCCCTACGAAGCCCAAACGGTAGAACGCCTCGCCAAACTCTACGACACCCCAGCGCATTGGGTACGACCGCTACTAAACCGCTTCGTGGATTTGCATGAGCGCGTGACTCGGACTGTAATTTTGCCAGTTGAAAGTTACGCTCTCAAACCGATCGCCCGTTGGGTGGGGTTTGATTGGCGCGATGCCAAAGCGAATGGAGCCCAAGCAATTTGTTGGTATAGCCAGTGGCTAGAAACAGGCGATCGCACTTACCTAGACGCGATCGTGCAGTACAACGAAGACGATTGTCGCGCTACCTACCAGATCAAAGATTGGTTAGTGGGATTTTTGCAAGAGGCACTCTGCTCAGAGTTAGTCTAGGAGTTCTGTTCCAGAGATTTTGCGCCCTAGAATCACTAGGTCTCGCTCTATTTCATCCAAGATAGCGACTTGCGGCAGGTAGCCCCACTGCTGAAAGCCAAATTTTTCAAACAAGCACAAACTGGGTTGGTTGTGAGCAAAGATAAAGCCGAGCAAGTTTTTTAAGCCTAACTGAGGGCTACGCTGAATCGCGGCTTGCAAGAGAGTTTGCCCTATCCCCTGACGCTGATAAGGCGCAGCTACGTAAACACTCACCTCTGCGGTGGCTTGGTAAGCGGGTCTGCCATAGAATGACTGAAAGCTGAGCCAACCTACCACCTTTTGCTCCTGCTCCATTACCCATAAAGGTCGAGAGAGAGGATCGCGATCGCGCAACCAAGCCAAACGACTCTCTACCGTAATGGGTTGGGTGTCAGCCGTGACCATGCGGCTAGGAATGGTGGCATTGTAAATCGCTACGATCGCACGCAAGTCAGCCTCAATCGCATCCCGAATCGGCATCTAAACATTCCTCAAA
This region of Trichocoleus desertorum NBK24 genomic DNA includes:
- a CDS encoding response regulator, coding for MTKILLVEDNEVNSFMMLRRLRMRGYQVIHAVDGAQAVAIAQSEAPDLILMDMSLPVLDGWQATQQIKAIPTTHTIPIIALTAHALAGDREKCLAAGCDEYEAKPVNFNQLVEKMQFFLSKPI
- the folP gene encoding dihydropteroate synthase, with the protein product MPIPATWMIRNIRFDWGRRTYLMGVLNVTPDSFSDGGQFDSLAAALEQAKRLVAAGADIVDVGGQSTRPQAAEVDVETELDRVIPVIEVVRSQLDVPISVDTTRAAVAKAAVEAGADIVNDISGATFDPDMLPTVAALQVPLILMHIRGTPQTMQQLTDYEDLVGEIQAFLQGRIEAAIAVGIDPAHLMIDPGLGFAKTYSQNLELLRRVSEFRALGCPILVGPSRKSFIGHILNQPDPQQRVWGTAAACGAAIAGGTDLLRVHDVQEMRDVCRVADAIWRQS
- a CDS encoding SPFH domain-containing protein, whose amino-acid sequence is MESILAALALVIVGYTVGSVKIINQGNEALVERLGRYHRKLVPGLNFIVPFVDSIVLEDTVREQVLDVEPQEAITKDNVCLKADAVVYWRILELERAFYSVEDVELGIKNLVLTTLRSTLGQMKVEETYSSRSEINQTLLRQLDEATAAWGVKVTRVEVQNISPPASLLESMAQQRAAEIRKRASISEAEGTVESMRLIAKALQAQPNTSEVLKYLIAQRYVEANEKLSESPNSKVIFMDPKALSEALENLMETPTVPDGIDLGAGNGSS
- a CDS encoding alpha/beta hydrolase, with product MPQFFWLQQGITNSSAPTIQTVLVQRSRKWMQGLLCGAVVALSCSLATPGQAAERVTFRLGPFQQTIAIADLETFAKTGELTPALKPYALVLTPDVRKALADRLELDPNIGDQVVNELLRSPAGQRMLAALGVAIPGSTVEQLQAAVTLAARQANGLSVLAILRAFPQETVTIDVSSIAAIASQLNFSYWESQALSPILERELKVESPAFAATFDPTVSGAQEVQQKTLVLRDRQRQRTLPVDLYWSDRPTGPLVVLSHGFGANRTFLAYLARHLASYGLTVAAIEHPGSNLAWLASPSPGLARDTLLSAAEFVERPRDVSFLLDQLAQRNQKPGALQGKLNTNQVSVMGHSLGGYTALALAGAELNVEGLRQFCQERIPLGLSPADWLQCTAIDLPERRVQLRDPRVAQAIALNPVVGRLFGPDGLKRVATPTLILTGTEDNLTPTLTHQLQPFAQLPQPKYLVTAIGGTHLSVGDPANFSDLITQSTLVRERQGPETEHLRQLLQGVSLAFIKQLTPEAKLYQPFLTSGYAQSLSTAQIPLRLNTQLPASLAPWMKVASLPPQQLNTEVGQRVSTLAYYFVACNSVLYTVSASGSSAWQLGSRRKAPRG
- a CDS encoding CAP domain-containing protein, encoding MSSLSPKPRLFWYKTGTKRVCPKSIWLSYAALFAVLWTVPPVFHFVKQAQRGHPLDAHYFWAELSPQKVFHLGLYNGPGGRDWKIGLPIATLWTAATPRSLPELRTFALEVMNRDRQLNGLPALVEDPLLSQAAQLHAQDMMNRRYFAHQSLEGHTPTHRFHAIGGNPKVGVGENIIYVQESSLGLTYRDIEMFQKGWMYSNGHRQNILKPEYVKFGYGVVIDPASGRKFAAQEFAVPARTP
- a CDS encoding secondary thiamine-phosphate synthase enzyme YjbQ — protein: MRHYQRFLSISTAGKSLAKITSKIQAIVAESGIETGLCTLFLRHTSASLLIQENADPDVLRDLENFFAKLVPEDSQRYIHSAEGPDDMPAHIRTALTHSSEQIPIAQGQLVLGTWQGIYVWEHRQRSHTRELVVHITGE
- a CDS encoding glycosyl transferase, which codes for MSRPVLYVAITNHGFGHATRAASVVAEIQHLCPEILVAMVTTAPRWLLESYVSGDFIHRPRGLDVGIIQSDSITMDKAATLEKLRHIRAQERSLIASEVNFIQQNRIGLVLADIPPLATKIAQAAGVPCWMMSNFGWDFIYQAWGGEFVEIADWIRGCFQQCDRLFRLPFHEPMSAFPKITDVGLTGGSPRFDLDQLRATFNLDTSPERTVLLTFGGLGLDQIPYQNLQHFPDWQFITFDRQAPDLANLRKVTDHQYRPVDFMPLCGRLVSKPGYSTFAEACRQSLPIITITRDDFAESPVLLEGIQNYAHHQILQPEEFFHSDWEFLHQSPQPPRQSEPVKTDGNQAIAEAVIQYFGQ
- a CDS encoding aminotransferase class V-fold PLP-dependent enzyme, encoding MKSTLPVQHLLERHRQQFPALANKAYFNYGGQGPMPQAALAALQQAHLHIQQVGPFSNNSNTWIHQETQQTRQTIATELGTTAETITLTDSVSTGCNIALWGIEWQPSDRILITDCEHQSIIATVQEIQRRFGVVVDVCPLLATLNQGDPVAAIAEHLSANTRLVVLSHILWNTGQVLPLGEMVQACHAYPTQQHPIQVLVDAAQSVGVLPLDLAALEVDFYAFTGHKWWCGPAGVGGLYIRPEALETLQPTFIGWRGITTDANGQPSGWERGGKRFEVATSDYALYPALRVAIATQSEWGSIEARYQRIQSLSAYLWQQLRELRSVHCLRTTAPEAGLVSFQLVDQVSGRSHRQLAQFLESQEVMIRTILNPDCVRACVHYLTLESEIDRLVAGVQQFCQTVG
- a CDS encoding TM0106 family RecB-like putative nuclease, which produces MFLTTELLLQYQRCSRRAFLDIYGDLTQRDPPSDYLLKLIQDSTAHRRTVLTDYAWQQPVWPPRDWVAGGQATLDLMRQGVECIYQGILVTETPEGVTLVSQPDLLIKQPGQSYFGDWIYVATEIKLGKRPKLEYQIIATFHTYVLAAVQGAWPETSWLILREKGSYEVDLWTLLPQMQTILQDCMQTLLAPEAPEVFIARNRCNLCGWLSYCSGVAQAQQHLSLLPGVTASRYAQLQALNLVTVESLASSTPTKLETLPGFGPDVAHRLVWQAQSVLENRAIAYPDKSSSRQPLNLAQELPTAPVELYFDIEAEPDVNVAFLHGVLVVDRRIQQETFYPLLAERPEDEVLVWQQFIELVNDYPDAPIFHFCPYEAQTVERLAKLYDTPAHWVRPLLNRFVDLHERVTRTVILPVESYALKPIARWVGFDWRDAKANGAQAICWYSQWLETGDRTYLDAIVQYNEDDCRATYQIKDWLVGFLQEALCSELV
- a CDS encoding GNAT family N-acetyltransferase; its protein translation is MPIRDAIEADLRAIVAIYNATIPSRMVTADTQPITVESRLAWLRDRDPLSRPLWVMEQEQKVVGWLSFQSFYGRPAYQATAEVSVYVAAPYQRQGIGQTLLQAAIQRSPQLGLKNLLGFIFAHNQPSLCLFEKFGFQQWGYLPQVAILDEIERDLVILGRKISGTELLD